The following coding sequences lie in one Maribacter forsetii DSM 18668 genomic window:
- a CDS encoding zinc-dependent metalloprotease: MIAKLRLVFTITIVFLSFSGLAQTAYWKNTELNNKAKQFTKQQLRVNKGTAFTLDQQQFIRAITKKEASKIIYFPDETGELIPFLVEDAHLFSEGLALKYPSIKSYKGIALHDATKQIRFSVSGKGIQSTMMTSGENGALFMQKSADDTYVLYRRTDQDERDVDFVCKTVPEIKKYSQNLTAKLVDDQTLRKFRVAISASGEYTEFHGGTKADALAAINATLTRINAVFERDLAITLELIANTDLVIYTNPETDPYTGSLSSQVQNTLTSVIGEANYDIGHLFNQQDNTLDGNSGFIGAVCTDSRKGSGYTTLSSPVGDAFDIDLVAHEMGHQFGANHSFSHISEGTTVQVEPASGTTIMGYAGITGVNNVASNSDDYFHYVSIVQIRDYLETISCGETVILTNNPPTITPLTDYVIPKGTPFVLTGEATDVDATNVLSYTWEQIDNGIVTQATFGPDNPAGANFRSLPPKLTPERYFPSLNRILNGELTQTVPTSGSAWETLSNIGRDLNFSLTVRDNALNGGQSDSDEMTVSVSNEAGPFLISSQATEESFEAGSIQTITWDVANTDISPVNAENVSIFLSTDSGVTFPIVLEENTLNDGSQVVIIPNITTSTGRIMIKADNNIFFAVNDANFSITPSEVVLNFEEVVFDICKPNDLSIDFTYETDLGFDEESTFSVVDLPIGITATFTPAVADVDDTLVTVDFEGISTVDAGIYPVRVLSSADTVTKEITLQLRIYDDEFEEVVLISPVDGFENASTDVMLEWETSLGNTLYDVEISDDATFTNIIESSTVSGSSFSPILIDNNSTYFWRVKPKNDCGEGVFSAPFSFSTVQFNCATKSASGMPIAISSSGTPVITSKIVFFEDLPVADINVQLDVEHTFLADLVISLTSPAGTTVTLVSNSCGDSRDINATFDDDSPAFMCSVSPGISGSVKPLGSLSSFNGESILGEWVLEVKDNAPSDGGSLNSFVLEACVEGDFRPDADNDGVFDDGDDLCLGTPAGQEVDASGCAIYRFPAENFIISLESETCRDNNDGSLSVVPKLALDYQVVVTGNGLNLTQNFSNAFNLSNLASGTYTLCMTGTDGVIAYQQYCVEVQITEPSPLNVSSRVAADGFHVTLEMNGSSFYTIELNGVAVQTEESTIELNLNKGLNTLKVYTDIPCQGVYEEQIGFYVEPVVYPNPVKDIVEVYLGAQQEEITVSVFSADGRYVFNKKIMVIGGVMQLDLSSLSTGIYYLKYEGRTIKGTSKVIKE, encoded by the coding sequence ATGATTGCAAAATTACGCCTAGTTTTTACAATTACCATAGTATTTCTTTCCTTTTCCGGTTTGGCGCAAACTGCATATTGGAAAAATACGGAATTAAACAATAAGGCTAAACAATTCACTAAGCAACAGTTGCGAGTAAATAAAGGAACGGCTTTTACACTTGATCAGCAACAGTTTATAAGAGCAATTACAAAGAAAGAAGCTTCTAAAATCATTTATTTTCCGGATGAAACTGGTGAGCTTATTCCGTTTTTAGTAGAAGATGCACACCTTTTTTCTGAAGGACTAGCACTTAAATATCCATCTATAAAATCTTATAAGGGTATTGCCTTGCATGATGCTACTAAACAGATTCGATTTAGTGTTTCGGGTAAAGGGATACAAAGTACCATGATGACCTCTGGGGAAAACGGAGCTTTGTTTATGCAAAAATCTGCTGATGATACCTATGTATTGTATCGTAGAACAGATCAAGATGAGCGCGATGTGGATTTTGTATGTAAAACTGTGCCCGAGATCAAAAAATATTCGCAAAACCTAACGGCTAAACTGGTAGACGATCAAACATTAAGAAAGTTTAGGGTGGCAATTTCAGCTTCAGGCGAGTATACAGAGTTTCATGGAGGTACAAAGGCAGATGCTCTTGCAGCTATTAACGCTACGCTTACAAGAATTAATGCAGTTTTTGAGCGCGATTTGGCGATTACCCTAGAGTTGATAGCAAATACGGATCTGGTTATTTATACCAATCCTGAAACGGACCCGTATACGGGTAGTTTAAGTTCTCAGGTTCAAAATACTTTAACTAGTGTAATTGGTGAGGCTAATTATGATATTGGACATCTTTTTAACCAACAGGACAATACTTTAGATGGTAATTCAGGTTTTATAGGTGCCGTTTGTACAGATAGTAGAAAGGGTAGTGGGTATACCACCTTATCTTCACCGGTAGGTGATGCTTTTGATATTGATTTGGTTGCGCATGAAATGGGGCACCAGTTTGGGGCCAATCACTCTTTTTCACATATTTCAGAAGGTACAACAGTACAAGTAGAGCCTGCAAGTGGTACTACCATTATGGGTTATGCAGGCATTACCGGTGTAAATAATGTTGCCTCAAATAGTGATGATTATTTTCATTACGTGAGTATAGTTCAGATAAGGGATTACCTTGAAACTATTTCATGTGGAGAGACAGTGATTCTTACCAATAATCCACCAACCATTACTCCTTTAACAGATTACGTTATACCTAAAGGTACACCATTTGTGCTTACAGGTGAGGCAACCGATGTTGATGCCACAAACGTATTGAGCTATACTTGGGAACAGATCGATAACGGTATAGTTACGCAGGCTACATTTGGTCCAGACAACCCTGCAGGGGCAAATTTTAGGTCTCTACCGCCAAAACTAACTCCAGAACGATATTTTCCCAGTTTAAATAGAATTTTAAATGGCGAATTAACGCAAACAGTACCGACCTCAGGTTCTGCTTGGGAAACGCTGTCTAATATTGGTCGTGATTTAAACTTTTCATTAACGGTAAGAGATAATGCTTTAAATGGCGGGCAGTCAGATTCTGATGAAATGACCGTATCTGTAAGTAATGAAGCCGGTCCTTTTTTAATAAGTTCGCAAGCTACAGAAGAGTCTTTTGAAGCTGGATCTATACAAACCATTACTTGGGATGTTGCCAATACAGATATATCACCCGTAAACGCTGAAAATGTTTCAATATTTTTATCTACAGATAGTGGGGTCACTTTTCCTATTGTTCTAGAAGAGAATACTTTGAATGATGGTAGTCAGGTTGTAATCATACCAAACATTACCACTAGTACAGGGCGTATTATGATCAAGGCAGATAATAATATTTTCTTTGCTGTCAATGATGCTAATTTTTCCATTACCCCATCAGAAGTCGTACTTAATTTTGAAGAGGTAGTTTTTGATATTTGCAAGCCCAATGATTTAAGTATTGATTTCACTTATGAAACTGATTTGGGTTTCGATGAAGAAAGTACGTTTAGTGTGGTTGATTTGCCTATAGGTATTACAGCCACTTTTACACCTGCAGTCGCTGATGTTGACGATACGTTGGTTACTGTTGATTTTGAAGGTATTTCTACCGTAGATGCCGGTATTTACCCTGTTAGGGTTTTGTCTAGCGCAGATACGGTTACAAAAGAAATTACATTACAGTTAAGAATTTATGACGATGAATTTGAAGAAGTAGTTCTAATTTCTCCTGTAGATGGTTTTGAGAATGCCTCTACAGATGTGATGCTGGAATGGGAAACATCTTTAGGGAACACTCTTTACGATGTTGAAATTTCAGATGATGCTACTTTTACAAATATTATAGAATCGAGTACCGTTAGTGGAAGCTCGTTCTCCCCTATACTTATAGATAATAATAGCACTTATTTTTGGAGGGTAAAACCAAAAAACGATTGTGGTGAAGGTGTTTTTAGTGCTCCGTTTAGCTTTTCCACGGTACAGTTTAATTGTGCTACAAAAAGTGCTTCAGGTATGCCAATTGCCATATCAAGTAGCGGTACACCGGTTATTACTTCAAAAATCGTGTTTTTTGAGGATTTACCAGTTGCAGACATTAATGTACAGCTTGATGTAGAGCATACCTTTTTGGCTGATTTGGTCATTAGCCTTACATCGCCTGCGGGTACAACGGTAACCTTGGTTTCAAATTCTTGTGGAGATTCAAGAGATATCAATGCCACTTTTGATGATGATAGTCCAGCTTTTATGTGTTCTGTAAGTCCAGGTATTAGTGGTTCGGTGAAGCCTTTGGGGAGTTTAAGTTCTTTTAACGGGGAGTCTATTCTTGGTGAGTGGGTTTTAGAGGTTAAAGATAATGCCCCTTCTGACGGTGGTAGTTTAAATTCATTTGTTCTTGAAGCTTGTGTTGAGGGAGACTTTAGACCAGATGCAGACAATGATGGAGTATTTGATGATGGTGATGATTTGTGTCTAGGTACTCCGGCTGGTCAAGAAGTAGATGCTTCTGGTTGTGCTATCTATCGCTTTCCGGCAGAGAATTTTATTATTAGTTTGGAAAGTGAAACATGTAGAGATAATAATGACGGTTCGTTATCTGTAGTACCCAAATTGGCACTTGATTATCAAGTAGTAGTTACCGGTAACGGATTAAATCTAACCCAGAACTTTTCAAATGCGTTCAACTTATCTAATCTAGCGTCAGGTACTTATACGTTATGCATGACAGGGACAGATGGTGTCATAGCTTATCAACAGTATTGTGTTGAGGTGCAGATTACCGAGCCTTCGCCATTAAATGTATCTTCTAGAGTGGCAGCAGATGGTTTTCATGTAACGCTTGAAATGAATGGTTCATCATTTTACACAATAGAATTGAATGGCGTAGCTGTACAAACGGAAGAATCAACAATAGAGTTGAATTTAAATAAAGGA
- a CDS encoding bifunctional riboflavin kinase/FAD synthetase, which translates to MITVRNISKYKEEYPTVITIGTFDGVHIGHLKILSKIINHAKNTELKSSVLTFFPHPRMVLQKDTNIKLLNTIEEKIGILEKLGLDILIIHPFTKEFSRLTATEFVRDLLVNTLKIKKVIIGYDHRFGRNRNANITDLITFGNTYDFTVDEIPAQEIDDVSVSSTKIRKALEDGDIETANSYLGYEYMLTGTIIKGKGIGKQLGYPTANLSIAEDYKLIPKNGAYIVNSILNGKIVYGMMNIGYNPTVNGTEKSIEINFFDFDRDLYDLKIQVNILVRLRDEHKFESIDALKAQLAKDKEKSLDYINK; encoded by the coding sequence GTGATTACAGTCCGCAACATTTCTAAGTACAAAGAAGAATATCCTACGGTCATTACCATAGGCACCTTTGACGGGGTACATATTGGTCACCTCAAAATACTTAGTAAAATCATTAATCATGCCAAGAATACCGAATTAAAATCTTCGGTACTTACATTTTTTCCGCACCCAAGAATGGTGTTACAAAAAGACACCAACATAAAACTATTAAATACCATAGAGGAAAAAATAGGCATCTTGGAGAAACTTGGTCTTGACATACTTATTATTCATCCTTTTACCAAAGAATTCTCTAGACTTACGGCAACCGAGTTTGTTCGCGATTTGCTCGTAAACACGTTAAAAATCAAAAAAGTGATTATAGGTTATGACCATAGATTTGGTCGCAATAGAAATGCCAACATCACTGATTTGATCACCTTTGGAAACACTTATGATTTTACGGTAGATGAGATACCTGCTCAAGAAATTGACGATGTATCAGTTAGCTCTACTAAAATTAGAAAAGCATTAGAAGACGGCGATATTGAAACCGCAAATAGTTACCTAGGCTATGAATATATGCTTACCGGAACAATCATTAAGGGTAAAGGGATCGGTAAGCAATTGGGATACCCAACAGCGAACCTTTCAATAGCTGAAGATTACAAGCTAATACCTAAAAACGGTGCATACATTGTAAACAGTATCTTGAACGGTAAAATTGTTTACGGTATGATGAATATAGGCTACAACCCAACCGTAAATGGCACAGAAAAATCCATAGAAATTAATTTTTTCGATTTTGATAGGGATTTGTACGACTTAAAAATTCAAGTTAATATTTTGGTTCGTTTACGAGATGAGCATAAATTTGAATCTATTGATGCTCTCAAAGCACAATTGGCAAAAGACAAAGAAAAATCTCTAGATTATATTAATAAGTAA